The following coding sequences lie in one Listeria ivanovii subsp. londoniensis genomic window:
- a CDS encoding bifunctional folylpolyglutamate synthase/dihydrofolate synthase, translating to MILKTYEDAIKWIHGTLRLGIKPGLARMDYMMEKLNHPEKANKWVHIAGTNGKGSTLTFIRNCLEEAGYKTGTFTSPYIESFNERISINGVPVSDDMIVTLANRIKPLAEELKETIYGPPSEFEIITAMMFLYFAEYEKIDIGIIEVGLGGRLDSTNILTPLVSVVTTIGMDHMEFLGDTIEQIASEKAGIIKPGVSVISGVSQPEAQKTMNDFAKKNKSSIALLNRDFSMTLAGDLITYETLHGSRIENLSIGLQGVHQVDNAALAIKVVQYLNAFADFSIDELAIRRGLKNAFWPGRMEQISSKPFIMIDGAHNPEGVMALARSIESYHGHKKVVVSILADKNHQEMIQILKKIPDCEVLLTTFDYPRAMTAEQIIRMGEEESISVNTNWQQELNSIIFSEKETKFFITGSLYFIAEVRGYSREVLRQ from the coding sequence ATGATATTAAAAACTTATGAAGATGCAATAAAGTGGATTCATGGTACGCTTCGTCTAGGAATAAAACCTGGGCTAGCAAGAATGGATTATATGATGGAAAAACTAAATCATCCTGAAAAAGCGAATAAATGGGTACATATAGCCGGCACAAACGGAAAAGGTTCCACACTGACTTTTATTCGTAATTGTTTAGAAGAGGCTGGATATAAAACCGGAACATTCACTTCGCCGTATATAGAGAGTTTCAATGAAAGAATTAGTATTAATGGAGTACCAGTTAGCGATGATATGATTGTGACTTTAGCAAATAGAATTAAGCCACTTGCTGAAGAATTAAAAGAAACAATTTATGGGCCTCCATCTGAATTTGAAATTATTACAGCAATGATGTTTTTATACTTTGCCGAATATGAAAAAATCGATATCGGCATTATCGAAGTTGGGCTTGGCGGTAGACTGGATTCTACTAATATATTAACACCATTAGTTTCTGTTGTTACAACTATCGGAATGGACCATATGGAGTTTCTTGGGGATACTATCGAACAAATAGCTAGTGAAAAAGCTGGGATAATTAAACCAGGTGTTTCTGTCATATCTGGAGTTAGTCAACCTGAAGCGCAAAAAACAATGAATGATTTTGCTAAGAAAAATAAATCTAGCATCGCTTTGTTGAATCGAGATTTTTCAATGACGCTTGCGGGTGACCTAATCACGTATGAAACCCTACATGGTAGTCGAATAGAAAATCTTAGCATTGGACTTCAAGGCGTACATCAAGTAGATAATGCTGCATTAGCTATAAAAGTAGTTCAATATTTAAATGCATTTGCAGATTTCTCCATTGATGAACTTGCAATAAGGCGTGGTTTGAAAAATGCTTTTTGGCCTGGGCGGATGGAACAAATTTCCTCAAAACCTTTTATTATGATTGATGGGGCACATAATCCTGAAGGTGTCATGGCGCTTGCTCGTTCTATTGAATCTTATCATGGCCATAAGAAAGTCGTTGTTAGTATACTTGCTGATAAAAATCATCAAGAAATGATTCAAATACTAAAAAAAATTCCGGATTGCGAAGTATTATTAACCACCTTTGATTATCCTAGAGCAATGACAGCTGAACAAATTATTCGAATGGGTGAGGAAGAAAGTATTTCCGTGAACACTAATTGGCAACAAGAATTAAACTCAATAATCTTTTCTGAAAAAGAAACTAAATTTTTCATTACAGGATCA
- a CDS encoding valine--tRNA ligase, whose amino-acid sequence MMTEQNEINMPTKYEPSNVEAGKYKWWLEKAFFKAEGNTDKKPYSIVIPPPNVTGKLHLGHAWDTTLQDIITRMKRMQGFDTLYLPGMDHAGIATQAKVEAKLKEDNISRYDLGRDNFIKKTWEWKEEYADFIREQWEKLGLGLDYSRERFTLDDGLSDAVKKVFVKLYNKGLIYRGQYIINWDPEAKTALSDIEVIHKDIEGNFYHLKYPLSDGSGYIEVATTRPETIPGDTAVAVHPKDERYQHLIGKTIMLPVMNREIPIVADEYVEREFGSGAVKITPAHDPNDFEVGNRHDLPRIIVMHEDGTMNENAGKYDGLNRFVARKAIIQDFQDLGLFIKQEPHLHSVGHSERTGAVVEPYLSLQWFVKMEPLASEALALQKTEDKVNFVPARFEKTYETWMDNIHDWCISRQLWWGHRIPAWYHKETGEIYVGEKAPENISDWEQDEDVLDTWFSSALWPFSTMGWPDTENPDYKHFFPTNTLVTGYDIIFFWVSRMIFQSVEFTGERPFKDTLIHGLVRDAEGRKMSKSLGNGVDPIEVIDKYGADSLRYTLATGSSPGQDLKFSFEKVESTWNFINKIWNASRFVLMNLNDMKYNEIDLTNVTEVSDKWILTRLNETIQSVTSLGEKYEFGEVGRTLYNFIWDDFCDWYIEIAKISLYGEDEVAKQTTRSVLAYTLNNTMRLLHPFMPFVTEEIWQNLPHEGESITVSEWPQVNEEQMDSKASISMQMLVEVIRAVRNIRAEVNTPLSKKIVLEMKPKNDMYKEILEQNISYIERFCNPEHVTISFNVAPSKTAMTAVVSGAEIFIPLEALIDLEVEIARLQKELEKWDKEVARVQGKLNNERFISKAPESVVAEERMKEKDYLEKKASVLERIETLKEV is encoded by the coding sequence ATTATGACAGAACAAAATGAAATTAATATGCCCACAAAATATGAGCCAAGTAATGTAGAAGCAGGTAAGTATAAATGGTGGTTAGAAAAAGCGTTCTTTAAAGCAGAAGGAAATACCGATAAAAAACCATATAGTATCGTTATTCCACCACCAAATGTAACTGGTAAACTCCATTTAGGACATGCTTGGGATACAACGCTTCAAGACATTATTACTCGTATGAAACGAATGCAAGGTTTTGATACGCTATATCTACCTGGAATGGACCATGCTGGTATCGCAACTCAAGCGAAAGTAGAAGCAAAATTAAAAGAAGATAATATTTCCCGCTACGACTTAGGACGCGATAATTTTATTAAAAAAACATGGGAATGGAAAGAAGAATATGCTGACTTTATTCGCGAACAATGGGAAAAATTGGGTCTTGGTTTAGATTATTCAAGAGAAAGATTTACTCTAGACGATGGTTTATCTGATGCGGTGAAAAAAGTATTTGTAAAATTATATAATAAAGGTTTGATTTATCGTGGACAATATATTATAAACTGGGATCCAGAAGCTAAAACAGCTCTTTCTGATATTGAAGTTATTCATAAAGATATTGAAGGGAATTTTTATCATTTAAAATATCCATTATCGGATGGTTCTGGTTATATAGAAGTTGCTACAACTCGTCCAGAAACAATTCCTGGTGATACTGCAGTTGCCGTACACCCAAAAGACGAAAGATACCAACATTTAATTGGTAAAACTATTATGCTGCCTGTCATGAATAGAGAAATTCCAATTGTAGCCGATGAATATGTTGAAAGAGAATTTGGATCTGGGGCAGTTAAAATCACACCGGCCCATGATCCAAATGATTTCGAGGTAGGGAATCGTCATGACTTACCTCGGATTATCGTGATGCACGAAGATGGCACAATGAATGAAAATGCTGGGAAGTATGATGGATTAAATCGTTTTGTAGCTAGAAAAGCAATTATTCAAGATTTTCAAGATTTAGGCTTATTCATTAAGCAAGAACCACATCTTCATTCTGTAGGACACTCTGAAAGAACTGGCGCCGTGGTTGAACCATACCTTTCTTTACAATGGTTTGTGAAAATGGAACCTCTTGCATCTGAAGCACTTGCACTCCAAAAAACGGAAGATAAAGTTAATTTTGTTCCAGCGAGATTCGAAAAAACTTATGAAACCTGGATGGATAACATTCACGATTGGTGTATTTCACGCCAATTATGGTGGGGGCATAGAATTCCGGCATGGTATCATAAAGAAACGGGAGAGATTTACGTTGGAGAAAAAGCACCAGAAAATATTTCCGATTGGGAACAAGATGAAGATGTGCTAGATACATGGTTTAGCTCTGCACTATGGCCATTTTCCACTATGGGATGGCCGGATACTGAAAACCCAGATTATAAACATTTTTTTCCAACTAACACATTAGTAACAGGTTATGATATTATTTTTTTCTGGGTTTCGAGAATGATTTTCCAATCAGTGGAATTTACAGGAGAAAGACCATTCAAAGACACATTAATTCATGGTTTAGTGCGTGATGCAGAAGGACGTAAAATGTCTAAATCACTTGGTAATGGTGTGGATCCAATTGAAGTTATTGATAAATATGGAGCAGACTCACTTAGATATACACTTGCTACTGGTTCTTCCCCTGGTCAAGACTTAAAATTTAGTTTTGAAAAAGTAGAATCTACTTGGAACTTCATTAATAAAATTTGGAATGCATCTCGTTTTGTGTTAATGAATTTAAATGATATGAAATATAACGAAATTGACTTAACCAATGTCACAGAAGTGAGTGATAAATGGATTTTGACGCGACTCAATGAAACTATTCAATCAGTTACTTCTCTAGGAGAAAAGTATGAATTTGGTGAAGTAGGAAGAACTCTATATAACTTCATTTGGGATGACTTTTGTGATTGGTATATTGAGATTGCCAAAATTTCATTATATGGTGAAGATGAAGTGGCAAAGCAAACAACTCGATCTGTACTTGCCTATACATTAAATAACACAATGCGCTTGTTACATCCATTCATGCCTTTCGTAACTGAAGAAATCTGGCAAAACTTACCTCATGAAGGCGAATCTATAACTGTTTCCGAATGGCCACAAGTAAATGAAGAGCAAATGGACTCAAAAGCATCTATATCTATGCAAATGCTTGTTGAAGTAATTCGCGCAGTGCGGAATATTCGTGCAGAAGTAAATACACCACTTAGCAAAAAAATTGTACTTGAAATGAAACCTAAAAATGACATGTATAAAGAAATTCTTGAACAAAATATTTCTTATATTGAACGTTTCTGTAATCCAGAACATGTGACAATTTCATTCAATGTGGCCCCTTCTAAAACCGCAATGACCGCAGTTGTATCGGGTGCAGAAATATTTATTCCGCTTGAAGCATTAATTGATTTAGAAGTGGAAATTGCCCGCCTTCAAAAAGAATTGGAGAAGTGGGACAAGGAAGTGGCTAGAGTACAAGGAAAACTTAATAATGAACGTTTTATTAGTAAGGCTCCTGAAAGCGTAGTTGCGGAAGAACGTATGAAAGAAAAAGATTATCTTGAGAAAAAAGCTTCTGTACTTGAACGAATTGAGACATTAAAAGAAGTATAA
- the hemL gene encoding glutamate-1-semialdehyde 2,1-aminomutase translates to MGNYSKSVKAFKESKKVLPGGVNSPVRAFNSVDASPVFMDHGKGAYISDIDGNDYIDYVLSWGPLILGHANPAVVSAITSAAMKGTSFGTPTEIETELAKLVIERVPSIEIVRMVSSGTEATMSAIRLARGYTKRDKILKFEGSYHGHGDSLLIKAGSGVATLGLPDSPGVTKGLAADTITVPYNDVEGAKLAFEKYGEEIAAVIVEPVAGNMGVVPPIEGFLEGLRELTTQYGSLLIFDEVMTGFRVDYYSAQGYYVVTPDITCLGKVIGGGLPVGAYGGRKEIMEQIAPAGSIYQAGTLSGNPLAMNAGFETVRQLTPQHYDYFRALIKRMEEGLKEISIRREVPLAINKAGSMFGFFFTEQKVINFDTAKTSDLEFFRNYYREMLGQGIFLPPSQFEGVFISTMHTEKEIDLTLEAFDYTCKKLRTN, encoded by the coding sequence TTGGGAAACTATTCAAAATCCGTGAAAGCTTTTAAAGAATCAAAGAAAGTCTTACCAGGCGGAGTAAACAGTCCGGTTCGTGCATTCAATTCCGTGGATGCCTCGCCTGTCTTTATGGACCACGGCAAAGGTGCTTATATTTCAGATATTGATGGAAATGATTATATTGACTATGTTTTATCTTGGGGCCCACTAATTTTAGGGCATGCAAATCCTGCTGTTGTCAGTGCAATCACATCAGCCGCGATGAAAGGGACTAGTTTTGGGACACCAACTGAAATTGAAACGGAACTTGCTAAACTAGTTATTGAACGTGTTCCTTCTATTGAAATCGTTCGAATGGTTTCTTCAGGGACAGAAGCAACCATGAGCGCTATTCGATTGGCGCGTGGTTATACTAAAAGAGATAAAATTTTAAAGTTTGAAGGTAGCTATCATGGTCACGGTGATTCTTTGTTAATTAAGGCTGGCTCAGGCGTCGCAACGCTTGGATTACCCGATTCCCCCGGTGTTACAAAAGGGCTTGCCGCTGATACTATTACCGTTCCATATAATGATGTTGAAGGAGCAAAACTAGCTTTTGAAAAATACGGGGAAGAAATCGCTGCTGTAATTGTGGAACCAGTTGCAGGTAACATGGGTGTCGTTCCTCCGATTGAGGGTTTTTTAGAAGGACTACGAGAACTGACTACCCAATATGGTTCACTACTTATATTTGATGAAGTAATGACAGGCTTCCGTGTTGATTATTATTCTGCCCAAGGATATTATGTTGTTACACCTGATATCACTTGTTTAGGAAAAGTAATTGGTGGAGGACTTCCTGTTGGTGCATATGGAGGCAGGAAGGAAATTATGGAACAAATTGCTCCAGCTGGGTCTATTTATCAAGCTGGAACCTTATCTGGAAATCCGTTAGCGATGAATGCTGGATTTGAAACGGTAAGACAGCTGACACCACAACACTATGATTATTTCCGAGCGCTAATTAAACGGATGGAGGAAGGACTAAAAGAAATTTCCATTAGAAGAGAGGTTCCGCTTGCGATTAACAAAGCTGGTTCAATGTTTGGATTTTTCTTCACCGAGCAAAAAGTTATCAATTTTGATACGGCGAAAACAAGTGATTTAGAATTCTTCAGAAATTATTACCGAGAAATGCTCGGACAAGGAATCTTTTTACCTCCATCGCAATTCGAAGGGGTCTTTATATCGACAATGCACACGGAAAAAGAAATTGATTTAACACTAGAAGCTTTTGATTACACGTGTAAAAAACTTCGCACTAATTGA
- the hemB gene encoding porphobilinogen synthase, translated as MKNQFDRHRRLRKTSAMRDLVRETILHTDDLIYPIFVKDGKESKTEVVSMPGVFQFPLHELEQEIKSIQRLGIKAVILFGIPAEKDAIGTQAYHDHGIIQEATRLIKTSFPEMLVVADTCLCEFTDHGHCGVIQEGEILNDESLKLLQKTAISQASAGADIIAPSNMMDGFVQIIREGLDEAGFQDIPIMSYAVKYASAFYGPFRDAAGSAPQFGDRKSYQMDPANREEALREAMSDEQEGADFLIVKPSLSYLDIMRDVKNNTLLPVVAYNVSGEYAMVKAAAQNGWIDEERIVLEMLTSMKRAGASLIITYFAKDVSKYLNK; from the coding sequence ATGAAAAATCAATTTGATAGACATCGTCGTTTAAGAAAAACAAGTGCGATGAGAGATTTAGTTAGAGAAACTATTTTGCATACAGATGATTTAATTTATCCTATCTTTGTGAAAGATGGAAAAGAGTCAAAAACAGAAGTGGTTTCTATGCCAGGAGTTTTTCAGTTTCCACTCCATGAATTAGAACAAGAAATTAAGAGCATTCAAAGACTTGGTATTAAAGCTGTTATTTTATTTGGCATTCCAGCAGAAAAAGATGCAATTGGCACGCAAGCTTATCATGATCATGGCATTATCCAAGAAGCAACTCGGTTAATCAAAACTAGCTTTCCTGAAATGCTTGTGGTTGCTGATACTTGTTTATGTGAATTTACCGATCATGGCCACTGTGGAGTTATTCAAGAGGGAGAAATTTTAAATGATGAATCACTAAAATTGCTGCAAAAAACTGCTATCAGTCAAGCTTCGGCAGGGGCAGATATTATTGCTCCCTCTAATATGATGGATGGTTTTGTACAAATTATTCGTGAAGGACTTGATGAGGCAGGCTTTCAAGATATCCCGATTATGTCATATGCTGTAAAATATGCTTCTGCTTTTTATGGTCCATTTCGCGATGCAGCCGGAAGCGCACCACAATTTGGTGATAGAAAGTCTTACCAAATGGATCCAGCTAATAGGGAAGAAGCCCTTCGTGAAGCAATGTCTGATGAGCAGGAAGGAGCAGATTTTTTAATTGTGAAACCTTCCTTGTCTTACCTTGATATTATGAGAGATGTTAAAAATAATACTCTCTTACCAGTTGTAGCCTATAATGTTAGTGGCGAGTATGCAATGGTAAAAGCTGCTGCACAAAATGGTTGGATAGACGAAGAACGTATTGTTTTAGAAATGTTAACAAGTATGAAACGTGCTGGAGCATCACTAATTATCACTTATTTTGCAAAAGATGTGTCCAAATACTTAAATAAATAG
- a CDS encoding uroporphyrinogen-III synthase has product MIKKIILTREANKNKKWQTYFIQNGFEVEQVPLIETRPRNISFTSMQLEVEWIFFTSANAVTYFFARQNVIQPYKYAVIGEQTSEKLAEYGFSPSFIPSAYQTEIFLVEWLNRYPEKTSVLLPKSNLSRTIIEETLNEKGYFVFPVELYETIVPTASRLELITIFARDEKQIIIFASPSAWKSFYAVAKNFPNQKENWRIASIGNVTTKAIVTDGWDVTYQAETFTMKHLADLIIQEEYK; this is encoded by the coding sequence ATGATAAAAAAAATAATTTTGACAAGGGAAGCAAATAAAAATAAAAAATGGCAAACGTATTTTATTCAAAATGGATTTGAAGTAGAACAAGTGCCATTGATTGAAACAAGACCAAGAAATATTTCTTTTACTTCAATGCAACTAGAAGTAGAATGGATTTTCTTTACAAGCGCTAATGCTGTTACGTATTTTTTCGCAAGGCAAAATGTCATCCAACCCTATAAATATGCAGTGATTGGGGAGCAAACAAGCGAAAAGTTAGCTGAATATGGTTTTTCTCCGAGTTTTATTCCATCTGCATATCAAACAGAAATTTTTCTTGTTGAATGGTTGAATCGATATCCAGAAAAAACGAGTGTGTTACTACCTAAGAGCAATTTGAGCAGAACGATAATAGAAGAGACACTTAATGAAAAAGGTTATTTTGTTTTCCCAGTCGAATTATATGAAACGATTGTCCCAACCGCATCAAGGCTAGAATTAATCACTATTTTTGCTCGAGATGAAAAGCAAATCATCATTTTTGCTAGTCCATCTGCTTGGAAGAGCTTCTATGCAGTGGCAAAAAACTTCCCAAACCAAAAAGAAAACTGGCGAATCGCTTCCATCGGTAATGTAACAACAAAAGCAATTGTTACGGACGGATGGGATGTAACCTACCAAGCAGAAACATTCACCATGAAGCACTTAGCTGATTTGATTATACAGGAGGAATACAAATGA
- the hemC gene encoding hydroxymethylbilane synthase, with product MKRKIIVGSRRSKLALTQSGWVIARLKENYPSIDFEIKEIVTKGDRILDVTLSKVGGKGLFVSEVEQALSDGLIDFAVHSMKDVPSSLKEGLTIGAIPKRESALDCFVFNTVATFKDLPKGAVIGTSSLRRAAQILRKRPDFVIKPIRGNIDTRLQKLHAENFDAIILAKAGLARMGWLENTTLKLEDIPPELCLPAVGQGALAIECRESDQQICDMLASIHHEETGACVEAERIFLKKLNGGCEIPIAGFATKTDGTVYFKGLVGNSDGTTILSAEQSGKNPETIGNQVAESLLSEGAASIIKELRNS from the coding sequence ATGAAACGTAAAATAATTGTTGGCTCTAGACGCAGTAAATTAGCACTTACACAGTCGGGGTGGGTAATAGCAAGATTAAAAGAAAACTATCCATCGATTGATTTTGAAATAAAAGAAATCGTAACAAAAGGAGATCGCATCCTGGATGTCACACTTAGCAAAGTTGGTGGAAAGGGATTATTTGTATCTGAAGTTGAACAAGCTTTAAGTGATGGCTTGATTGATTTTGCTGTACATAGTATGAAGGATGTCCCTTCAAGTTTGAAAGAAGGGCTTACGATTGGCGCAATACCAAAGCGTGAATCCGCATTAGATTGTTTCGTTTTTAACACAGTAGCAACTTTTAAAGATCTACCGAAAGGCGCCGTTATCGGGACCAGTAGTTTGAGACGTGCAGCACAAATACTAAGAAAACGTCCAGATTTTGTTATTAAACCGATTCGTGGCAACATTGATACGCGACTTCAAAAATTACACGCTGAAAATTTTGATGCCATTATTTTAGCGAAAGCCGGCTTAGCACGAATGGGCTGGTTAGAGAATACCACTTTAAAATTAGAAGACATTCCTCCTGAGCTTTGTTTACCAGCTGTCGGTCAAGGTGCACTTGCAATTGAATGCCGAGAAAGTGACCAACAAATTTGTGATATGCTAGCATCTATTCATCACGAAGAAACAGGTGCTTGTGTGGAGGCGGAACGAATCTTCCTAAAAAAATTAAACGGTGGTTGCGAAATCCCAATTGCTGGTTTTGCAACAAAAACAGATGGCACAGTCTACTTTAAAGGTTTAGTTGGGAATTCGGATGGCACTACAATTCTGTCGGCTGAGCAATCAGGAAAAAACCCGGAGACAATTGGCAATCAAGTGGCAGAATCACTACTTAGTGAAGGTGCAGCTTCGATTATTAAAGAGTTGAGAAACTCATGA
- the hemA gene encoding glutamyl-tRNA reductase — translation MFILTMGLNHHTAPIDIREKLVFKETEEEMALVTLLQEKSILENVIISTCNRTEIVAVVDQLHTGRYYLKRFMANWFQMEMEKIEPYLFFREESLAVNHLYKVTAGLDSLVLGETQILGQVKHAYEIAKQTGTTGTLLNKLFREVVTFAKKVHHYTKINENAVSVSYAAVEVAKKLYGTLENKRIVLVGAGEMSELALQNLAGSGIHDITVINRTKIKGEALASRFQAKVGTYEEMNVHLLLADIVLVSTSASEPIIKHADMHLLMEQKASSLLVIDIGLPRNVEHDCSYIPNFHLYDIDDLAGVVTANSMERKRIVSDLEETIETEVQTFFEWEKQLGVVPVIRELRKKALDMQEVTMTSLENKLPGLTEREYIQIGKHMKSIINQMLKQPISELKEMSVERDADLSIKHFKRIFGLEGVLALEKEQAETRSNT, via the coding sequence ATGTTTATTCTCACCATGGGGCTGAATCACCATACAGCACCAATCGACATCCGCGAAAAATTAGTTTTTAAAGAAACTGAAGAAGAAATGGCACTAGTAACATTATTGCAGGAAAAAAGCATCCTCGAAAATGTTATTATTTCGACATGCAATCGAACAGAAATTGTCGCAGTTGTAGATCAATTACATACAGGTAGATACTATTTAAAACGCTTTATGGCAAACTGGTTTCAAATGGAGATGGAAAAAATCGAACCATATTTATTTTTCCGTGAAGAATCCCTTGCTGTAAATCACTTATATAAAGTAACAGCTGGGCTTGATTCATTAGTTTTAGGAGAAACACAAATTCTCGGTCAAGTAAAACATGCCTATGAAATCGCTAAGCAAACTGGGACTACCGGAACACTTTTAAATAAACTTTTCCGTGAAGTAGTTACTTTTGCTAAAAAAGTACATCATTATACAAAAATTAATGAAAATGCGGTTTCTGTTAGCTATGCGGCTGTCGAAGTTGCTAAAAAATTATATGGTACTTTAGAGAATAAAAGAATCGTTCTCGTGGGTGCTGGTGAAATGAGCGAATTAGCGCTACAGAACCTTGCCGGAAGTGGTATCCATGATATCACCGTCATCAATCGAACGAAAATAAAAGGAGAAGCACTTGCAAGTCGTTTTCAAGCAAAAGTAGGTACATATGAAGAAATGAATGTCCACTTACTGTTAGCGGATATTGTTCTTGTCTCAACTAGTGCTTCGGAACCAATTATCAAACATGCTGATATGCACCTTTTAATGGAACAAAAAGCGAGTTCTTTGCTTGTTATTGACATTGGCTTACCACGAAATGTTGAACATGATTGTTCATATATTCCCAATTTCCATCTATATGATATTGATGACTTAGCAGGTGTGGTTACTGCTAATTCTATGGAACGTAAGCGAATTGTTTCCGATTTAGAAGAAACAATTGAGACAGAAGTTCAAACCTTTTTTGAATGGGAGAAACAGCTTGGAGTCGTTCCAGTTATTCGTGAGCTCAGAAAAAAAGCTTTAGACATGCAAGAAGTAACCATGACAAGTCTAGAGAATAAGCTTCCTGGTTTAACAGAGCGTGAATATATTCAAATCGGCAAACACATGAAAAGCATCATTAATCAAATGTTGAAACAGCCAATATCAGAGTTAAAAGAAATGTCTGTAGAAAGAGATGCCGATTTAAGCATTAAACATTTCAAACGAATCTTTGGTTTAGAAGGCGTCCTAGCACTAGAAAAAGAACAAGCTGAAACGAGGAGTAATACATGA
- the yihA gene encoding ribosome biogenesis GTP-binding protein YihA/YsxC yields MDVNNVELIISAVRPEQYPETDIPEYALAGRSNVGKSSFINTMIRRKSMARISQKPGKTQTLNFYKIEEALFFVDVPGYGFAKVSKTEREKWGVMIETYITSREQLRGVIQIVDLRHKPTEDDRMMYEFLKYYEIPVIVVATKADKIPRSKWHKNAKIVRETLDFDPDDKFVLFSSETKMGKDEAWQYIKEGME; encoded by the coding sequence ATGGATGTAAATAATGTAGAACTAATCATAAGCGCCGTTCGACCAGAACAATACCCAGAAACGGACATTCCAGAATATGCGCTTGCTGGCAGATCAAATGTTGGAAAATCATCATTTATTAATACGATGATTCGTCGCAAAAGCATGGCAAGAATTTCACAAAAACCAGGCAAAACACAAACGCTAAATTTTTATAAAATTGAAGAAGCGCTTTTCTTTGTAGATGTACCAGGTTACGGTTTCGCAAAAGTTTCTAAAACCGAACGAGAAAAATGGGGCGTCATGATTGAAACGTACATCACTTCCCGTGAACAGCTTCGTGGCGTCATTCAAATTGTTGATCTGCGACACAAACCAACCGAAGATGATCGAATGATGTATGAATTTCTCAAGTATTACGAAATTCCTGTCATTGTTGTAGCTACCAAAGCAGATAAAATCCCACGGAGTAAATGGCACAAAAATGCCAAAATTGTTCGTGAAACGCTCGATTTTGACCCAGATGACAAATTTGTGTTATTTTCCTCAGAAACAAAAATGGGAAAAGACGAAGCGTGGCAATATATCAAAGAAGGAATGGAATAA